Proteins encoded within one genomic window of Tidjanibacter massiliensis:
- a CDS encoding OmpH family outer membrane protein, whose translation MKKIILTLAGFLFLFSASANAQQPKFGYINLQEVVSLMPERTEAQTQLQKINDDYASMLELMQVEFNNKVQEYQKNMSTYSDAVKQVKERELQDLDTRMQELYTTANKELETKSNELMAPIIEKAENAIKKVGRDNGFLIIFDESMRPMAYYDESALVNALPLVKKELGIAE comes from the coding sequence ATGAAAAAAATCATTCTGACTCTTGCGGGATTCCTGTTCCTGTTCTCCGCATCGGCAAACGCGCAGCAGCCGAAATTCGGTTATATCAACCTTCAGGAGGTAGTAAGCCTCATGCCGGAAAGGACCGAAGCCCAAACACAGTTGCAGAAGATAAACGACGACTATGCCTCCATGCTTGAACTGATGCAGGTGGAATTCAACAACAAGGTACAGGAGTACCAGAAGAACATGTCCACCTACTCCGATGCCGTAAAACAGGTAAAGGAACGCGAACTTCAGGACCTTGATACCCGCATGCAGGAGTTGTACACTACGGCCAACAAAGAGCTCGAGACCAAGAGCAACGAACTGATGGCCCCCATCATCGAAAAGGCCGAGAACGCCATCAAGAAGGTAGGCAGGGACAACGGCTTCCTCATCATCTTCGACGAATCGATGCGTCCTATGGCATATTACGATGAAAGCGCACTCGTCAATGCCCTTCCTCTCGTAAAGAAGGAGCTGGGTATCGCGGAATAA
- the bamA gene encoding outer membrane protein assembly factor BamA — MMDYGDSKPYTINDIKIFGVKYLDPDILTASSGLMRGETVYIPGNAISQAVSRLWNQRYFSDVKVIAELLPDDMVNIEIYLQERPRVYRWGFEGIRKGEANTLLEDLKLKRGSELSDYVIDKNIKLIQKHFSGKGFRNTEVTARIENDSVVQNAVNVTFVVNKNKRVKIGAINFEGNEVFSDKRLRRTLKKTHQVNPNIFQSFKLNETDYEEDKENLLDFYNSQGYRNAVIVRDSMYVINDKRIGIDIQIEEGDKFYIRNVSWVGNSQYSTELLQAMLGIEKGDTYDKKTLHKRLGIGRETDIEDMSQISSLYQNNGYLMSVIEPSEIVVGKDSIDLEIKVFEGRPFTINNVEISGNQRVDDEVIRREIYTRPGELYNRALLMQTLRQLSQMQHFDPASIMPQIQPVSNDLVDIGWPLVESASDKFEISGGWGAGMFVGSVGVQLNNLSVKNFFKKGAWRPYPHGQNQQLVVRLQTNGSYYTSFMGSFTEPWLGGKKPNSLTIAAFYSNQTNSYSFGGVFYKSDSHFRTTGVSAGLGRRLSLPDPYFTLYTELGYTRYNLRNWEMFSNFDNGNSNIFTLRAVFGRSTVNNPIYPSSGTDFSLTVTLTPPYSLFDRKDYANMPANDPAKFKWIEYHKWQAKAQWFLPLTPDQKLVLMARAEMGYLGYYNKYKQSPFERFDVGGDGMTGYNIYGYDVIGLRGYSDGSLTPYDPQDPYAYANVYNKYTLELRYPFLQQPATHIYGLVFAEAGNGYRNWQEFDPFKLHRSLGVGIRVYIPFIGMIGLDWGYGFDGTARSSKPHGGKLHFSMGMDF; from the coding sequence ATGATGGACTACGGCGACTCCAAACCATACACCATTAACGATATAAAAATTTTCGGCGTCAAATACCTCGACCCCGACATACTGACCGCCTCTTCGGGACTGATGCGGGGCGAAACGGTCTACATACCGGGCAACGCCATCTCCCAGGCGGTATCGCGTCTTTGGAACCAGCGTTATTTTTCCGACGTGAAGGTGATAGCGGAACTGCTGCCCGACGACATGGTGAACATCGAGATATACCTCCAGGAGCGACCGAGGGTATACAGATGGGGATTCGAAGGGATTCGCAAGGGCGAAGCGAACACCCTGCTCGAAGACCTGAAACTGAAAAGAGGGTCGGAACTCTCCGACTACGTGATAGACAAGAACATCAAACTCATTCAGAAACACTTCTCTGGCAAGGGTTTCCGCAATACGGAGGTAACGGCCCGGATAGAGAACGACTCCGTGGTACAGAATGCGGTCAATGTCACCTTCGTCGTGAACAAGAACAAGCGGGTGAAGATAGGGGCCATCAATTTCGAGGGAAACGAAGTCTTCTCGGACAAAAGGCTGCGGCGCACACTGAAAAAGACGCATCAGGTCAACCCCAACATCTTCCAGAGTTTCAAGCTCAACGAGACCGATTACGAAGAGGACAAGGAGAATCTGCTCGACTTCTACAATTCGCAGGGATACCGTAATGCCGTCATCGTGCGGGACTCGATGTACGTTATCAACGACAAACGCATCGGCATCGACATACAGATAGAGGAAGGCGACAAATTCTACATCCGCAACGTATCGTGGGTAGGCAACAGCCAATACTCGACCGAACTGCTGCAAGCCATGCTGGGTATCGAAAAGGGCGATACCTACGACAAAAAGACGCTCCACAAACGGCTTGGCATCGGCCGTGAAACCGACATCGAGGACATGTCGCAGATTTCGTCGCTTTATCAGAACAACGGATACCTGATGTCGGTCATCGAGCCTTCCGAAATAGTGGTCGGGAAAGACTCGATTGATTTGGAAATCAAAGTATTTGAAGGGAGACCCTTCACCATCAACAATGTGGAGATAAGCGGTAACCAGCGCGTGGACGACGAAGTGATACGCCGCGAGATATATACCCGTCCGGGCGAGCTCTACAACCGGGCACTGCTCATGCAGACGCTGCGGCAGCTCTCCCAGATGCAGCACTTCGACCCGGCCTCCATCATGCCGCAGATACAGCCCGTTTCCAACGACCTGGTCGACATCGGCTGGCCGCTGGTAGAATCGGCCAGCGACAAATTCGAGATATCGGGCGGCTGGGGAGCCGGCATGTTCGTCGGCTCCGTCGGTGTACAGCTCAACAACCTTTCGGTCAAGAATTTCTTCAAGAAAGGCGCCTGGAGGCCCTACCCCCACGGACAGAATCAACAGCTCGTCGTACGTCTGCAGACCAACGGTTCCTATTATACCTCTTTCATGGGCAGTTTCACCGAACCGTGGCTGGGCGGAAAAAAGCCCAATTCGCTGACCATCGCCGCCTTCTATTCGAACCAAACGAATTCGTACAGTTTCGGCGGTGTATTTTACAAGAGTGACAGCCACTTCCGCACTACGGGCGTTTCTGCGGGACTGGGACGCCGCCTGTCGCTGCCCGACCCCTATTTCACCCTCTATACCGAGCTCGGTTATACGCGTTACAACCTGAGAAACTGGGAGATGTTCTCGAATTTCGACAACGGCAATTCGAACATCTTCACCCTGCGGGCGGTATTCGGGCGCAGCACCGTAAACAACCCCATCTATCCGAGTTCGGGTACGGACTTCTCGCTGACGGTCACGCTCACTCCTCCCTACTCGCTTTTCGACCGGAAAGACTATGCGAACATGCCGGCCAACGACCCCGCCAAATTCAAATGGATAGAGTACCACAAATGGCAGGCGAAGGCACAGTGGTTCCTGCCGCTGACGCCCGACCAGAAACTCGTGCTCATGGCGCGGGCGGAGATGGGATATCTCGGATACTACAACAAATACAAACAGTCCCCGTTCGAACGGTTCGACGTGGGCGGCGACGGCATGACCGGTTACAACATCTACGGTTACGACGTCATCGGCCTGCGCGGGTATTCGGACGGCAGCCTGACGCCCTACGACCCGCAGGACCCCTATGCGTATGCCAACGTTTATAACAAATACACGCTGGAACTCAGGTACCCGTTCCTGCAACAGCCTGCGACCCATATCTATGGTCTGGTATTTGCAGAAGCAGGTAACGGATACAGGAACTGGCAGGAATTCGACCCGTTCAAACTGCACCGTTCGCTCGGTGTCGGCATTAGGGTATATATCCCGTTCATCGGGATGATAGGCCTCGACTGGGGTTACGGATTCGACGGTACGGCCCGCTCCTCGAAACCGCACGGAGGAAAACTGCACTTCTCGATGGGTATGGATTTCTAA
- the rho gene encoding transcription termination factor Rho, with the protein MQDFDALQGKSIIQLREIAKSLGIRSTTQMKKDELIQAIIGPRSDEPVGPAGESPEPKPKRQRLLNNTPVRQSSAATDARETAEATANRNDGEETVQETEKPRRGRPRKTVQQPQETAGETLPAEPADATAVPEIPVAVQQPLQPQRTEYPTRPQAVRTPRPHQPSSPNDQQRQADRYTPTPEDANIGFVEGEGVLEIMPDGYGFLRSPDYNYLNSPDDIYVASSQIKTFGLKPGDTVKGIIRPPKEGEKYFPLVKAIEINGLSPEFIRDRMQFEYMTPLFPNEKFTLTGNGHNNTSTRIVDLFAPIGKGQRGLIVAQPKTGKTVLLQSIANAIADNHPEVYMIVLLIDERPEEVTEMARNVKAEVVASTFDEQASRHVKVAEMVLDKAKRMVECGHDVVIFLDSITRLARAYNTVQPASGKVLSGGVDANALHKPKRFFGAARNTEERGSLTIIATALIDTGSKMDEVIFEEFKGTGNMELQLDRKLANKRIYPAVDVVASGTRREDLLLSKDVLQKTWILRRYLADMNSVEAMEEMIKHMEHTRNNEELLVTMNK; encoded by the coding sequence CCATCATCGGCCCGCGCAGCGACGAACCGGTCGGCCCGGCCGGCGAATCCCCGGAACCAAAGCCGAAAAGACAGCGTCTCCTAAACAACACTCCTGTCCGGCAATCCTCCGCAGCGACGGATGCCAGGGAGACGGCCGAGGCGACAGCAAACCGCAACGACGGCGAAGAGACGGTACAGGAGACCGAAAAACCACGGCGGGGCAGGCCCCGCAAAACGGTACAGCAACCGCAGGAAACAGCCGGCGAGACGCTTCCCGCAGAACCGGCCGACGCGACAGCTGTTCCGGAAATACCCGTCGCAGTACAACAGCCCCTCCAGCCGCAGCGCACGGAGTACCCGACAAGGCCTCAGGCCGTCAGAACTCCCCGACCCCATCAGCCATCCTCCCCGAACGACCAACAGCGGCAGGCCGACCGTTACACTCCCACTCCGGAAGATGCCAATATCGGTTTCGTGGAGGGCGAAGGCGTTCTGGAAATCATGCCCGACGGCTACGGTTTCCTCCGTTCGCCCGACTACAACTACCTTAACTCCCCGGACGACATCTACGTAGCCTCTTCGCAAATCAAGACATTCGGTCTCAAACCCGGCGATACGGTAAAGGGCATCATCCGACCGCCCAAAGAGGGAGAAAAGTATTTCCCGCTGGTAAAGGCCATCGAAATAAACGGGCTCAGCCCCGAATTCATCCGCGACAGGATGCAGTTCGAGTACATGACCCCCCTCTTCCCGAACGAAAAATTCACCCTCACGGGCAACGGCCACAACAATACTTCCACCCGTATCGTAGACCTTTTCGCCCCGATAGGCAAGGGACAGCGCGGTCTCATCGTGGCACAGCCGAAGACCGGCAAGACGGTACTCCTGCAGAGTATCGCCAACGCCATCGCCGACAACCATCCGGAAGTTTACATGATTGTCCTGCTGATAGACGAACGCCCGGAGGAGGTGACCGAAATGGCCCGCAACGTCAAGGCGGAGGTCGTGGCCTCCACGTTCGACGAACAGGCCTCCCGCCACGTCAAAGTGGCCGAAATGGTGCTCGACAAGGCCAAACGCATGGTGGAGTGCGGACACGACGTTGTCATCTTCCTCGACTCCATCACCCGTCTCGCAAGGGCGTACAACACTGTACAGCCCGCATCGGGAAAGGTGCTCTCCGGCGGTGTGGACGCCAACGCCCTGCACAAGCCCAAACGCTTCTTCGGCGCCGCAAGGAACACCGAAGAGCGCGGTTCGCTGACCATCATCGCCACCGCCCTGATAGACACGGGTTCCAAAATGGACGAAGTCATCTTCGAGGAGTTCAAGGGAACAGGCAACATGGAGCTGCAGCTCGACCGGAAACTGGCCAACAAACGTATCTATCCGGCCGTCGATGTGGTCGCATCGGGAACCCGCCGCGAAGACCTACTGCTGAGCAAGGATGTCCTGCAAAAGACATGGATACTGCGCCGTTACCTCGCCGACATGAATTCGGTGGAGGCCATGGAGGAGATGATAAAGCACATGGAACACACCCGGAACAACGAAGAACTGCTGGTCACGATGAACAAATAA
- a CDS encoding OmpH family outer membrane protein yields the protein MKKLLIIAALAVFAAAGTASAQNYMVVNTETIFKSMTAYNQAVEEMDAAAQQYQQNIDNAYAELEDMYETYMSQKASLSQSARQQREETILNNEKKIAEYQASIFGEDGKMTRMQAEKLEPYQKKVMETISKYASDHGYSLVLDISTNPLVVYYNPAVDKTQDIISLLK from the coding sequence ATGAAAAAGTTATTGATAATCGCAGCCCTGGCGGTATTTGCAGCCGCAGGCACGGCATCTGCACAGAATTACATGGTAGTGAATACCGAGACCATCTTCAAATCGATGACCGCATACAATCAGGCGGTAGAAGAGATGGATGCTGCCGCACAGCAGTACCAGCAGAACATCGACAACGCCTACGCCGAACTCGAAGATATGTACGAAACCTACATGTCGCAGAAGGCGTCGCTCTCCCAAAGTGCCCGCCAGCAGCGCGAAGAGACCATTCTGAACAATGAAAAAAAGATAGCGGAATATCAGGCGAGCATCTTCGGTGAGGACGGCAAGATGACGCGTATGCAGGCGGAAAAACTGGAACCCTACCAGAAAAAGGTGATGGAAACCATCTCCAAGTACGCCTCCGACCACGGATATTCGCTCGTACTGGATATCTCCACGAATCCGCTGGTGGTCTATTACAATCCTGCCGTAGACAAGACACAGGACATCATATCATTATTAAAATAA
- a CDS encoding NAD(+)/NADH kinase: MNKIILFSRPGLGLNSDEIQGIFSAMAESGFDWAANDEFAREAHDKAGVEIPAEKRYASIDAGLARGAVMLSYGGDGTFLEAVKLAYGCGVPVLGINYGHLGFLANTPREDMREVVGILRRGEYRIQPRTMLHVAGCGDFGGHPYALNEFTIHRTEINMTYVDVFVNGEKLTTYRGDGVLLSTPTGSTAYSLSVGGPIVAPMCECFIIAPIAPHNLTMRPMVIPDSSVVSFRVNSRALRSSVSLDNRSFDIPCGSEFTVRKAEKPIFLINLQNISFYDTLRNKMMWGLDSWEGRK, from the coding sequence ATGAATAAAATTATTCTGTTTTCGAGGCCGGGACTCGGTCTCAACAGCGACGAGATACAGGGCATCTTCTCCGCAATGGCCGAAAGCGGATTCGACTGGGCCGCGAACGACGAATTCGCCCGCGAGGCGCACGACAAGGCCGGTGTCGAGATTCCGGCCGAAAAGCGGTACGCCTCCATAGACGCCGGTCTGGCCCGGGGGGCGGTCATGCTCAGTTACGGCGGCGACGGCACCTTCCTCGAAGCCGTCAAGCTGGCCTACGGATGCGGGGTTCCCGTACTCGGCATCAACTACGGACACCTCGGATTTCTGGCCAATACGCCGCGGGAGGACATGCGAGAGGTTGTCGGCATCCTGCGCAGGGGCGAATACAGGATACAGCCGCGGACGATGCTGCATGTCGCGGGCTGCGGGGATTTCGGAGGACACCCCTACGCACTGAACGAATTTACCATCCACCGTACCGAAATCAACATGACCTACGTGGACGTCTTCGTGAACGGGGAGAAGCTCACTACCTACCGCGGCGACGGCGTACTCCTCTCCACCCCGACCGGTTCGACCGCCTACTCGCTCAGCGTGGGAGGCCCCATCGTGGCCCCCATGTGCGAATGTTTCATCATCGCGCCGATAGCCCCACACAACCTCACCATGCGCCCCATGGTTATTCCCGACTCCTCGGTGGTCTCCTTCCGGGTAAACAGCCGTGCCCTCCGCTCCTCCGTCAGTCTCGACAACCGTTCGTTCGACATACCGTGCGGCTCGGAGTTCACCGTAAGGAAAGCGGAGAAACCTATTTTTTTGATAAACCTGCAAAATATATCCTTTTACGACACGTTAAGGAATAAAATGATGTGGGGGCTTGACAGTTGGGAAGGCCGCAAATGA
- a CDS encoding CDGSH iron-sulfur domain-containing protein, translated as MEKEKVQRGSRRADSGFRITVSSKGPVLIFGRPPLAQQFIMPNDRGESWEFAEGEHYSTDDQPTALCRCGASKKKPYCDGSHMRAEWDPRLTASSEGLLEGAETFGGPELKLTDNENFCVFARFCDAGGRVWNLVGISDDADAKTLAVREANMCPGGRLSAWENRTGEPYEPDYAPSLGLIEDPALGVSGGLWVRGGIPVQTQEGMAYEIRNRVVLCRCGASKNKPFCDGSHAAVKFRDGLASEPNGKR; from the coding sequence ATGGAGAAGGAAAAGGTACAGCGCGGAAGCCGCAGGGCGGATTCCGGTTTTCGCATCACGGTCAGCAGCAAGGGCCCCGTGCTCATATTCGGCAGGCCGCCGCTGGCGCAGCAGTTCATCATGCCGAACGACCGGGGAGAGAGTTGGGAGTTCGCCGAAGGAGAGCATTACTCTACCGACGACCAGCCGACGGCCTTGTGTCGCTGTGGGGCATCGAAGAAGAAGCCTTACTGCGACGGTTCTCATATGCGTGCGGAGTGGGACCCGCGTCTGACCGCCTCCTCGGAGGGGTTGCTCGAGGGGGCCGAAACGTTCGGAGGACCGGAACTCAAACTGACCGACAATGAGAATTTCTGTGTGTTCGCCCGCTTCTGCGATGCCGGCGGCCGTGTATGGAATCTGGTCGGAATCTCGGACGATGCGGATGCCAAGACTCTTGCTGTACGGGAGGCGAACATGTGTCCCGGCGGTCGTTTGAGTGCATGGGAGAATCGGACGGGGGAGCCGTATGAACCCGATTACGCACCGTCGTTGGGGCTGATAGAGGACCCGGCCCTCGGCGTGAGCGGCGGACTGTGGGTACGCGGCGGTATTCCGGTACAGACGCAGGAGGGGATGGCATATGAGATTCGTAATCGGGTGGTGCTTTGTCGCTGCGGGGCATCGAAGAACAAACCGTTCTGCGACGGTTCGCATGCGGCCGTGAAGTTCCGGGACGGACTCGCTTCGGAACCGAACGGGAAACGGTGA
- the uppS gene encoding polyprenyl diphosphate synthase, with product MSKTDKIPSHVAIIMDGNGRWARARGLERHEGHRAGVNSLRNVIARAARNPGVRYLTLYVFSTENWGRPQEEVDMLMELLCRSIVNELDELLREQVKVVVIGERAGMSKTVVEHIELIERETAACTELTILLCINYSSRGELTRAARRLAEKAVSGELSPAEITPETIAGELYTGGIPDPDLIIRTGGEQRLSNFLLWQGAYSELYFTPTYWPDFSGDDFDAAVAAYSGRHRRFGKVDEQE from the coding sequence ATGAGTAAGACCGACAAAATACCTTCCCATGTGGCCATCATCATGGACGGCAACGGCCGCTGGGCACGTGCCCGCGGACTCGAACGCCACGAAGGCCATCGGGCAGGTGTGAACAGTCTGCGCAACGTCATTGCCCGGGCCGCCCGCAACCCGGGCGTACGCTATCTGACCCTATACGTCTTCTCCACCGAAAACTGGGGGCGTCCGCAGGAGGAGGTGGACATGCTCATGGAGCTTCTTTGCCGCAGTATCGTCAACGAACTCGACGAACTGCTCCGGGAGCAGGTAAAAGTCGTAGTCATCGGCGAGCGGGCGGGCATGTCGAAGACGGTCGTGGAACACATCGAACTTATCGAACGAGAGACTGCGGCATGTACGGAACTGACCATACTGCTCTGTATCAATTACAGCTCCCGCGGGGAACTCACCCGTGCGGCACGCAGATTGGCCGAAAAGGCGGTCTCAGGCGAACTCTCCCCCGCGGAGATAACTCCCGAAACGATAGCCGGCGAACTCTATACCGGCGGAATCCCCGACCCCGACCTGATAATCCGCACCGGCGGAGAACAGCGTCTGAGCAATTTCCTGCTCTGGCAGGGAGCATACAGCGAACTCTACTTCACCCCGACATACTGGCCCGATTTCAGCGGCGACGATTTCGATGCGGCTGTCGCAGCGTATTCCGGCCGTCATCGGAGATTCGGGAAAGTCGATGAACAGGAATAA
- a CDS encoding CCA tRNA nucleotidyltransferase gives MTEPLSLPVFRKISRIVDGMGLRAYVIGGYVRDYYLCRPCTDIDVVVVGSGIDVAEALARETGSNVTVFKTFGTAMLRTEGIEVEFVGARKESYSRDSRKPVVEAGTLRDDQLRRDFTINALAWSLNGDTFGELEDPFGGMEDMREHIIRTPCDPDITFSDDPLRMMRAVRFAAQLGFDIAPETFEAIERNRERIRIVSRERIITEINKIVLSPVPSIGFELMDMTGLLPLVFPEMSRLKGVEKVGLHGHKDNFTHTLKVLDNVALNSDSLWLRWAAILHDIGKPATKAYDPAAGWTFHGHEVVGARMVPDIFRRMKLPLNDRMKYVRKLVLLHLRPQILSDDVVTDSAVRRLLFEAGDDIDDLMTLCEADITSGDERKVKRYLKNFAVVHRKLREIEEKDRVRNFQPPVSGELIMETYGIPPCRIVGEIKDEIKEAILDGRIANDYGQAYAMMEELAARHGLKRRE, from the coding sequence ATGACTGAACCGCTCTCGCTTCCCGTTTTCAGGAAGATTTCCCGTATAGTGGACGGCATGGGTCTGAGGGCCTATGTGATAGGGGGATATGTGCGCGATTATTATCTTTGTCGTCCGTGCACGGATATCGACGTGGTCGTCGTGGGAAGCGGCATCGATGTAGCTGAAGCCTTGGCTCGGGAGACAGGCTCCAATGTGACGGTTTTCAAGACGTTCGGTACAGCTATGCTCCGTACGGAAGGAATAGAGGTGGAGTTCGTCGGTGCCCGAAAGGAGTCCTATTCGAGGGATTCCCGCAAACCGGTCGTGGAGGCGGGTACCCTGCGCGACGACCAACTGCGGCGTGACTTTACCATCAATGCGCTGGCCTGGTCGCTCAACGGCGATACGTTCGGAGAGTTGGAAGACCCGTTCGGCGGCATGGAAGATATGCGTGAGCACATCATCCGGACTCCCTGCGATCCCGACATCACCTTCTCCGACGACCCGTTGCGGATGATGCGGGCCGTGCGGTTCGCCGCTCAGCTGGGTTTCGATATAGCGCCGGAGACCTTCGAGGCCATCGAACGCAACAGGGAGCGTATCCGGATAGTTTCCCGCGAGCGCATTATTACCGAGATAAACAAGATAGTCCTTTCTCCGGTGCCCTCCATCGGTTTCGAACTGATGGATATGACCGGTCTGTTGCCTCTTGTATTTCCTGAGATGAGTCGGCTTAAAGGCGTGGAAAAGGTGGGATTGCACGGACATAAAGATAACTTCACTCATACACTGAAGGTATTGGACAACGTGGCACTCAACAGCGACAGCCTGTGGCTCCGCTGGGCGGCTATTCTTCACGATATCGGCAAGCCGGCAACGAAAGCTTACGACCCTGCGGCGGGGTGGACGTTTCACGGACATGAGGTGGTGGGGGCGCGTATGGTGCCGGATATATTCCGCCGGATGAAACTGCCGTTGAACGACCGGATGAAATATGTGCGCAAACTCGTTCTGCTCCATCTGCGTCCCCAAATACTCTCGGACGACGTGGTGACCGATTCGGCCGTCCGTCGGCTGTTGTTCGAGGCGGGAGACGATATCGACGACCTGATGACGCTCTGTGAGGCCGACATCACTTCGGGAGACGAACGGAAGGTGAAGCGTTACCTGAAGAACTTTGCCGTTGTGCATCGGAAACTCAGGGAGATAGAGGAGAAAGACCGGGTGCGGAATTTCCAGCCGCCCGTATCGGGGGAACTGATTATGGAGACGTACGGGATTCCTCCCTGTCGTATAGTGGGAGAAATCAAGGATGAGATAAAGGAGGCGATTCTCGACGGCCGTATAGCCAACGATTACGGTCAAGCTTACGCCATGATGGAGGAACTGGCGGCCCGGCATGGGTTGAAAAGGCGGGAGTAA
- a CDS encoding pyridoxine 5'-phosphate synthase, which translates to MTKLSVNINKIAVIRNSRGGNLPDVIEAARRIEGFGAQGITVHPRPDERHIRYSDVRELKRVVTTEFNIEGNPFDPFVELVMEVVPTQVTLVPDAHDAITSNAGWNTVKYRDYLRSRADLFHSRGIRVSIFVNPDVEMVRGAAECGADRVELYTEGYASAYPSNPEAAVRDYVAAAEEARRLGLGLNAGHDLNLDNLRYFISRIPFTDEVSIGHALISDALYYGLERTVAMYLDRVKG; encoded by the coding sequence ATGACAAAACTGAGTGTAAATATAAACAAGATTGCCGTAATACGCAATTCGCGCGGAGGTAATCTCCCCGACGTGATAGAGGCGGCACGACGCATAGAGGGATTCGGAGCGCAGGGCATCACGGTACATCCGCGCCCCGATGAACGTCATATCCGTTATAGCGACGTGAGGGAACTCAAGCGGGTGGTGACGACGGAGTTCAACATAGAGGGCAATCCGTTCGACCCGTTCGTGGAGCTGGTGATGGAGGTGGTGCCTACGCAGGTGACGCTGGTGCCCGACGCGCATGACGCGATTACCTCGAATGCCGGCTGGAATACGGTGAAATACCGGGATTACCTGCGTTCGCGGGCGGATTTGTTCCACAGCAGGGGCATCCGAGTCTCAATATTCGTCAATCCCGATGTGGAGATGGTGCGCGGGGCCGCTGAATGCGGTGCCGACCGGGTGGAACTCTATACGGAAGGGTATGCGTCAGCGTATCCCTCGAACCCTGAAGCGGCCGTACGCGATTATGTGGCGGCAGCGGAGGAAGCCCGCCGGCTCGGTCTCGGACTCAATGCCGGGCATGACCTGAATCTCGATAATCTGCGTTATTTCATTTCGCGCATTCCCTTTACCGACGAAGTCTCTATAGGCCATGCGCTCATTTCCGATGCGCTCTACTACGGTCTGGAACGTACGGTGGCGATGTATCTCGACAGGGTGAAGGGATGA